TCGGGATACACTATGCCGGCCCAGTCATCGTATGTCCATCCAGCTGTTCCTATCCTAATCATGGTGAGCTAATCTTCTTTATTTTACCACTTAAATTCTGCATGAAAAGTAACGCCTCAGTTTTGGGTGCTAGTGAAGCTAACCTCAGGTTCACTTCATATGAAGAATCACTATGGATCACAACGTACGAGCGAACTTGAAGATTGCTTATATTCATTCACGGAGGATTTAAGCTTCCAGAAGTGGTAAAATTAAAAAACAAACCTTGACACTGCTAAAATATATCAAGATATGTCAAGAAGGGAGGATGAAGTGGACCAGTCAAAGGGAATGAAGTCGCTTGATTCCATCCTTAGGCCGCGATCCGTAGCGGTGATAGGTGCTTCTCGCAAGAAGCAAACCATTGGCAGGGAGATAATCCACAATCTCATCGAGTATGAGTTCAATGGAAAGGTCTTTCCGGTCAATCCCAACACACCTGTCATCCACTCTATGAAGTCCTACCCATCCATCTGCGACGTGCCGGATGACGTGGACCTTGCAATCATCGTTGTCCCCAAGGAAAAAGTTCTCCGCGTCGTGGACGAATGCGGACAAAAGGGGGTAAAGGGGCTTATCGTCATCACGGCAGGATTCAAGGAGGCGGGAAAAGGGGGAGCCATCCTCGAGGAAAAGCTCAAGCATAAGGTTAAAGAGTTTGGAATGAGGATGGTGGGTCCCAATTGTATGGGTGTCATCAATACAGAGGCGGATATAAGGCTCGATGCTTCATTTGCGGCTTCGACCCCTCCCTATGGGAAGGTTGGATTCATCTCTCAGAGCGGTGCCCTGGGCGAGGCTATTCTGGCCAACGCCAAGTACCTGAATCTCGGAGTCTCCATGTTCGTCAGCATGGGCAACAAAACGGACGTTTCCGGTAATGATCTCCTTGAATACTGGGAGGATGACGAAAATGTTCATCTCATCCTTATGTACCTGGAATCCTTCGGAAATCCTAGAAAATTTACCAATATTGCGAGGAGGATCACAAAAAAGAAGCCCATCATCGCGGTGAAATCGGGAAGAACCGCTCAAGGAGCGCAGGCGGCTTCATCTCATACAGGGTCCATGGTTGGCGGCCTTGACATAGCCACTGAGTCTCTACTGGAACAGTGCGGTGTGATAAGAGTCTCTTCCATGAGAGAGATGTTCACTCTGGCTACGGCATTTTCCAACCAACCCATTCCTGGAGGAAACAGAGTTGCCATCGTCACGAATGCGGGGGGTCCTGCCATCCTTGCCACGGATGCTTGCGTGAGCCTCGGACTCAAACTTACCTCCTTTGAGCCAAAGACCACCGAACGACTTAAGAAGGTCCTCCCTTCAGAAGCGAGCGTGGCCAATCCCGTCGACATGATAGCCAGCTCCGATGCAAGGGTCTATTCCCATACCCTTGATATCGTCAAGAAAGATAAGAATGTCGACGGGCTCATCGTCATTTTCGTCTCTCCGGTGATGATTGATGCCTATGAAGTGGCCAAGAGCATCATCGCCGCGGCGAAGGGATGGAATAAACCGATGCTCTCCTGCTTTATGGGGAAGCAGAGAAGCGAAGAAGGAATCGAGGAGCTAAAGAAGAACAGGATCCCTGTCTATTCCTTTCCGGAAGAGGCGGCCCTCGCTCTGGCAGCAATGAACAGATACAGAATTCTGAAGGAGAGACAGATTGGAAACACCGCCACCTTCGAAGTCGACAGGAAAACCGTTGCCAGTATCATCGCCAGAGCAAGCAGGCAGAAGAGAAATTTTCTCCATGAGTGGGAGGTCGAAGGGATCCTGAAAGCTTATGGATTGCCCGTGGCCCCTTCGAGGATAGTTGCCAGTGCGGCGGAGGCCATAGATTTTTCAATAGGGATCGGGTATCCCGTCGTCTTGAAGGCGATCTCACCTCTGTTTTCTCACAAGACGGATGTGGGCGGGGTCAAGCTTGATCTCAGGAATGCAGACGATGTGGGAATGGCCTATCGCGAGATAATGAAAACGCTTGGCACGAAGGATAAGAATCTGAAGATCAAGGTCCAGAGAATGATCAAGGGGGGCAAAGAGGTCATCATCGGTGTTACTCACGACGCGCAATTCGGCCCGGTTCTAATGTTCGGGCTCGGCGGCATATACGTCGAGATTATGAAGGACATGAGTACTCGCATTCACCCTATTACCGATGTTGATGCCGACGAGATGATCTCCTCCATCCGTTCCTATCCTCTCCTCAAAGGAGTTAGAGGAGAGAAGGGAGTCAACGTGGCTCTCATAAAGGAATCGCTACTGCGGATCTCCCAGCTTGTCACCGATTTCCAGGAGATCAAGGAGATGGATATAAATCCCTTCATCGTCTCGGAATCGCGAGAGGACTGCATGATCGTTGATGCTCGTCTCACCCTCCATTAGAAGGTATCGAAATTGGATGAGAAGAAGATAGCATTTAGGGTTGAGTCCTAAAGAAGAATGAGTAGACGACCCTATATAGGTCATCGGAGCTGAACGGCTTGAGAAGGAAAGGTCTTCCCGATTGATGGATGAACTGGTTCGTTTCTTCATTTACGGAATCCCCGGTTATGAAGATGAACCGGGACATAAGTGCGGGATACTGCTCTCTAACGATGTTGTAAAGGCTGATCCCGCTTAAAACCGGCATCTTGATATCGGCAATGATGAGATCGTAATCATCAGCTTTGACCTTATCAAGGGCGTCAACACCGTTGGAAGCTTCTTCCACTATGATGCCATGAATCGACAGGAATTCCGATACTAGTTCCTGAA
This Acidobacteriota bacterium DNA region includes the following protein-coding sequences:
- a CDS encoding acetate--CoA ligase family protein; the protein is MDQSKGMKSLDSILRPRSVAVIGASRKKQTIGREIIHNLIEYEFNGKVFPVNPNTPVIHSMKSYPSICDVPDDVDLAIIVVPKEKVLRVVDECGQKGVKGLIVITAGFKEAGKGGAILEEKLKHKVKEFGMRMVGPNCMGVINTEADIRLDASFAASTPPYGKVGFISQSGALGEAILANAKYLNLGVSMFVSMGNKTDVSGNDLLEYWEDDENVHLILMYLESFGNPRKFTNIARRITKKKPIIAVKSGRTAQGAQAASSHTGSMVGGLDIATESLLEQCGVIRVSSMREMFTLATAFSNQPIPGGNRVAIVTNAGGPAILATDACVSLGLKLTSFEPKTTERLKKVLPSEASVANPVDMIASSDARVYSHTLDIVKKDKNVDGLIVIFVSPVMIDAYEVAKSIIAAAKGWNKPMLSCFMGKQRSEEGIEELKKNRIPVYSFPEEAALALAAMNRYRILKERQIGNTATFEVDRKTVASIIARASRQKRNFLHEWEVEGILKAYGLPVAPSRIVASAAEAIDFSIGIGYPVVLKAISPLFSHKTDVGGVKLDLRNADDVGMAYREIMKTLGTKDKNLKIKVQRMIKGGKEVIIGVTHDAQFGPVLMFGLGGIYVEIMKDMSTRIHPITDVDADEMISSIRSYPLLKGVRGEKGVNVALIKESLLRISQLVTDFQEIKEMDINPFIVSESREDCMIVDARLTLH